GGGACGGGATGAGCGCGGGCTCGCCCTGCGCGGAACGCACGTGCGCGAGCGAACCCAGGGCCACCCGTTCGTGGTGGACGTCGGTCACGACCAGGTGCCCACCGGGCCGCAGAACCCGCGCGAACTCGGCGAAGGCCGGGCCCAGTTCCGGTAGGTGGGCCAGAGCCAGGGCGCACACCACCAGGTCCACGGCATCGTCCGGCAGCGGCAGGTGGTGCAGGTCGCCCTGGTGAAAACGGGCTTGGGGAACGCGTTCGGTGGCCCGGGCGAGCATCTGCGGTGAGCTGTCCACACCGATGACGCGGTGGCCCCGTGCGGCCAGGGCCGCCGTGTGTCTCCCGGTGCCGCAGGCGGCGTCGAGCACGTCGCCCACCGGCAGGGTGTCCACGATGCCCTGGACGAACGGTTCCTCGAGCGCGAACAACCCGTTGCCCGGCCGGTCGTACGTGGACGACCAGGCCCGGTACCCCGTCACGGTGTCCACCTCGGCGGCCGTGACTCCCTCACCGGCCAGGGCCGGGTCGGCCAGCAGCCGGCGCATCTCCGCGACCCGGTCCTCGCCGAAGTCCCGGTCGTGATCACCGGCGAAAGTCTGCAGAAGAGCCAGGCCTTCGATCCCGAGCAGGTAGTGCAACGGATGCTGGTAAGCCATGGCGCGACGGTAGGCGGCGGGCGCGGGGACCGCCAGTGGATTTCAGGGTTCGAGAGTGAGGACGTCGCGTACGCCCAGGAGTTTCATCACCGGGCG
This region of Kineosporia sp. NBRC 101731 genomic DNA includes:
- a CDS encoding class I SAM-dependent methyltransferase translates to MAYQHPLHYLLGIEGLALLQTFAGDHDRDFGEDRVAEMRRLLADPALAGEGVTAAEVDTVTGYRAWSSTYDRPGNGLFALEEPFVQGIVDTLPVGDVLDAACGTGRHTAALAARGHRVIGVDSSPQMLARATERVPQARFHQGDLHHLPLPDDAVDLVVCALALAHLPELGPAFAEFARVLRPGGHLVVTDVHHERVALGSLAHVRSAQGEPALIPSHRYRAGDYLGAALPAGFRVEACEEPCPPTGNGPGAAVAGTWDTWPWSLQAMVPSATAAVLDSSPAVMLWHFRKG